A single Streptomyces sannanensis DNA region contains:
- a CDS encoding RNase A-like domain-containing protein, translated as MLTRSATYPDRETAHWATQQVVTANEQAIHRWLAQNTRARLTVEAAWPSREEPVGRVQLEAELLAGRGPVDVRAARVVLRREPSSPHGFVVHTTVPFYL; from the coding sequence GTGCTGACCCGTTCCGCTACCTACCCCGACCGGGAGACCGCCCACTGGGCCACCCAGCAGGTGGTGACCGCCAACGAGCAGGCCATCCACCGCTGGCTCGCCCAGAACACCCGGGCCCGCCTCACCGTCGAGGCCGCCTGGCCCTCCCGCGAGGAGCCCGTGGGCCGGGTCCAGCTGGAAGCCGAGCTGCTGGCGGGCCGCGGACCCGTCGACGTCCGCGCGGCGCGCGTGGTGCTGCGCCGCGAGCCGTCGAGCCCGCACGGTTTCGTCGTCCACACGACCGTCCCGTTCTACCTGTAG